The segment GGCTCCGGCCCGAACAGCGGTTGAAGACGCCGGGGGAGTTCCGGCGCGTCTTCCGCTCCGGGCAGCGCCTCGATGGGCCGCTGTTTCAGCTCGTGGCCGCGGAGAACGGCGGCTCCCACCACCGGCTGGGGCTCACCGTGGGCCGCAAGGTCGGGGCGGCCACCGCTCGCAACCGGGCCAAGCGGCTCCTGCGCGAGAGCTTCCGGCGCCACGCGTTCGCGGAGGGCGTCTCCTTTGACATCGTGGTGGTTCCGAAGCGCGAGCTGGCCGAGCGATCCCAGGCGGAGGTGGACCGTGAGTACGAGGACCGGCTGCGGCGTCTCGCCGA is part of the Candidatus Methylomirabilis sp. genome and harbors:
- the rnpA gene encoding ribonuclease P protein component, with amino-acid sequence MKTPGEFRRVFRSGQRLDGPLFQLVAAENGGSHHRLGLTVGRKVGAATARNRAKRLLRESFRRHAFAEGVSFDIVVVPKRELAERSQAEVDREYEDRLRRLAERRRAPNRRPHPSSRG